A section of the Methanomassiliicoccales archaeon genome encodes:
- a CDS encoding isopentenyl phosphate kinase, whose protein sequence is MILVKLGGSVITDKTTYRTFREGTVRRLAREMMATDEERIVVHGAGSYGHIYAKEYALQSGLHERRQVEGVAKVMHDVRELDNLVVGAFNDEGMWSAAIPPGSSAIMKNGTLSKLDLWPFERFLKIGMTPVTFGDVALDDDKGVSICSGDQLMMRLAERFRPRKVIFCADVDGLYTADPNCDPNATLIEKVDRDTLATIPRTERCIDVTGSIYAKIEYMLQIARNAGKCEIINGNAEGRLADVMADRRAVSSRIIGED, encoded by the coding sequence ATGATACTGGTCAAGCTCGGGGGCAGCGTAATCACCGACAAGACCACCTACCGCACATTCCGGGAAGGAACGGTCCGCAGGCTAGCCCGGGAGATGATGGCCACCGATGAGGAGAGGATAGTGGTCCACGGCGCCGGTTCTTATGGCCACATCTATGCCAAGGAGTATGCACTTCAATCCGGCCTGCATGAGAGACGCCAGGTCGAAGGTGTCGCCAAGGTCATGCACGACGTCAGGGAGCTGGACAATCTGGTCGTGGGCGCGTTCAACGATGAGGGCATGTGGTCCGCCGCCATCCCGCCCGGTTCCTCCGCAATAATGAAGAACGGGACCCTATCCAAATTGGACCTCTGGCCATTCGAGCGCTTCCTAAAGATCGGCATGACCCCGGTAACCTTTGGGGATGTCGCGCTGGATGACGACAAGGGAGTGAGCATCTGCTCAGGGGACCAGTTGATGATGAGGCTGGCAGAACGGTTCCGACCAAGAAAGGTCATCTTCTGTGCCGACGTGGACGGACTCTACACGGCGGACCCGAACTGTGACCCGAATGCGACCCTCATCGAAAAGGTGGACCGTGACACACTGGCCACAATTCCCCGCACGGAACGCTGCATCGACGTCACCGGCAGCATCTATGCAAAGATCGAATACATGCTCCAGATCGCCAGAAACGCTGGCAAATGTGAGATAATCAATGGGAACGCCGAAGGCAGGCTGGCCGACGTAATGGCCGACCGCAGAGCGGTCTCTTCCCGCATCATTGGAGAGGATTGA